One window from the genome of Eucalyptus grandis isolate ANBG69807.140 chromosome 7, ASM1654582v1, whole genome shotgun sequence encodes:
- the LOC120295454 gene encoding structural maintenance of chromosomes flexible hinge domain-containing protein GMI1-like: MMLQDKSTPNNIANVLSIIKNEVLEETALCIEHRERVLEETGLRIEHRERVLKLLHDRKVEIEQSLVELGGPSPLNIVDCFFAKEEMIDMIENRDGSELHFPFWRILAKYLGEDQMLGIVCTNSETAFSLETYDKNGEVDIQNAARAKAAELGKSISGEFRVICLEEISPYRREIEGCDPQRKLAFPHPTLPSGEIPPGFMGYAVNMVDIDFDHLATRTTEGLGLRETLFYRLFGKLQVYDTREHMKQACVCIDHGAVSLDGGIIREDGLISLGFWKPDIIFPVVTSEIHINTLPESTQVGMQIAEAMSELRVTLCKIRKITRACEEDKRQFLGKTKDFVSNGHSRGFNEKSLSEGGILPG, from the exons atgaTGCTACAGGACAAATCAACCCCTAATAATATAGCGAATGTACTTTCCATCATCAAGAATGAG GTTCTTGAGGAAACTGCTTTGTGCATTGAACATCGGGAAAGG GTTCTTGAGGAAACTGGTTTGCGCATTGAACATCGGGAAAGGGTACTGAAGTTGCTGCATGACCGGAAGGTTGAAATAGAGCAATCTTTGGTGGAGTTAGGAG GGCCTTCCCCTTTGAACATTGTGGACTGCTTTTTCGCcaaagaggaaatgatagaCATGATAGAAAACAGAGATGGCTCGGAGCTGCATTTTCCATTTTGGAGGATCTTAGCCAAGTATCTGGGTGAAGATCAAATGCTCGGGATCGTGTGCACAAACTCCGAGACGGCATTTAGTCTCGAGACATATGACAAAAATGGAGAAGTTGATATCCAAAATGCTGCTCGTGCAAAAGCAGCTGAACTTGGCAAGTCTATTAGTGGTGAATTTcgtgtcatatgtcttgaggaAATAAG CCCATACAGACGAGAGATTGAAGGCTGCGATCCTCAAAGGAAACTGGCTTTTCCTCATCCTACCTTACCTAGTGGAGAAATCCCTCCAGGCTTCATGGGATATGCAGTTAACATGGTCGACATAGACTTTGATCATTTGGCAACAAGAACAACTGAAGGCCTTGGTCTACGAGAAACACTATTTTATCGGCTTTTTGGCAAGTTGCAGGTTTATGACACCAGAGAACACATGAAGCAGGCCTGTGTCTGCATAGATCACGGTGCTGTATCACTGGATGGTGGAATAATACGAGAGGACGGCTTGATTTCTCTAGGCTTCTG GAAGCCAGACATAATCTTTCCTGTTGTCAcatctgaaattcatataaatacttTGCCGGAGAGTACACAAGTAGGAATGCAGATTGCAGAGGCTATGTCGGAGTTGAGAGTGACCCTATGCAAGATACGTAAGATTACAAGAGCTTGCGAGGAAGATAAGCGGCAATTTTTGGGGAAGACTAAGGACTTTGTCAGTAATGGACACAGCCGAGGCTTTAATGAAAAATCACTGTCCGAAGGTGGAATTCTGCCCGGATAA
- the LOC120295720 gene encoding probable serine/threonine-protein kinase PBL11 isoform X2, translating to MEQLKCCIIGECNEIWVIIDGTDMYDEADRSGIVSEILEDETRLLKSLEYLYVYRMKSLSCIYEGPLHRGSLSHLKCLALVTCPRLTTLFTPGLLENLDSLEELKVKDCRVVSSLVTCEDTSIYESTHFLPNMKRISLFSLPELISISGGLRVAPNLERMSIIDCPNLKSPSPDEICCNHPTGTKAQSIPNDASREQPAPTVVSSTTTVNADRSTSKLKREPKVASWLRKFKFKDLKLAARNFSAASLLGKGGFGSVRGFTNEKLVVAPQLRKFSLKDLKLATRNFSPEGLLGQGGFGRVFKGWIEENGTAPASPGTGLIVAVKIFELSGQLAYERWLAEVSILGHLVHPNLVKLIGYCVEGNQRLLIYEYMQRGSLKDHLFETELPLTWRNKTKIALQAAEILAFLHGKAEPPVIFRNFKPSKILLDDDYNVKLTGFGLATVLEGDDSHSGTVVGTLGYIDPEYLMRGKMKEFCPN from the exons ATGGAGCAACTGAAATGCTGCATAATTGGGGAGTGTAATGAGATTTGGGTTATTATTGATGGAACTGACATGTACGATGAAGCTGATAGAAGTGGAATTGTATCAGAAATATTGGAGGATGAAACGAGACTTCTCAAGTCACTTGAATATCTCTATGTATATCGTATGAAGAGTTTGAGTTGCATTTATGAGGGGCCGCTGCATCGAGGATCCTTGTCTCATCTTAAATGCTTGGCCTTAGTCACATGCCCTCGGTTGACTACTCTATTCACACCTGGCCTACTGGAAAATCTTGATAGCTTAGAAGAGCTCAAAGTCAAAGACTGCCGTGTTGTCTCAAGTTTAGTGACGTGTGAAGATACTTCTATTTACGAGAGTACTCACTTCCTCCCCAACATGAAAAGGATATCCCTATTCTCGTTGCCAGAACTCATTAGCATTTCCGGTGGCTTACGCGTTGCACCAAACTTGGAACGAATGAGCATTATCGATTGTCCGAATCTCAAGAGTCCATCACCTGATGAAATCTGTTGCAATCATCCGACAGGGACTAAAG CACAAAGTATTCCAAATGATGCAAGCAGAGAGCAGCCTGCTCCTACTGTGGTTTCGTCTACAACCACTGTTAATGCAGACCGTTCAACTTCTAAACTCAAAAGGGAACCTAAAGTTGCTTCTTGGCTGcggaaattcaaatttaaagatcTTAAGTTAGCTGCTAGAAACTTTAGTGCTGCAAGTCTTCTTGGTAAAGGTGGTTTTGGCTCTGTACGTGGATTTACGAATGAGAAATTAGTAGTCGCTCCTCAGCTGCGGAAATTCTCATTAAAGGATCTTAAGTTAGCTACAAGAAACTTTAGTCCCGAGGGTCTGCTTGGTCAAGGCGGTTTTGGCCGAGTCTTTAAGGGTTGGATTGAAGAAAATGGGACTGCTCCTGCCAGCCCTGGCACTGGGTTGATTGTTGCTGTTAAGATTTTCGAGCTAAGTGGGCAGCTGGCTTACGAACGATGGCTG GCTGAAGTGAGTATTCTTGGTCATCTAGTGCATCCAAATTTGGTAAAGTTAATTGGATATTGCGTGGAAGGGAACCAAAGGCTTCTTATATATGAGTATATGCAACGAGGGAGCTTGAAAGATCACCTCTTTGAAA CGGAATTGCCTCTCACTTGGCGTAACAAGACGAAAATAGCGCTGCAAGCTGCAGAGattcttgcttttcttcatgggAAGGCAGAACCGCCAGTGATATTTCGTAATTTTAAACCTTCCAAGATCCTATTAGATGAT GACTACAATGTCAAGCTTACTGGTTTTGGACTTGCAACTGTTCTCGAGGGAGATGACTCTCACTCCGGCACTGTCGTAGGAACACTTGGCTATATTGACCCGGAATACTTAATGCGTG GGAAGATGAAAGAATTTTGCCCGAATTGA
- the LOC120295720 gene encoding probable serine/threonine-protein kinase PBL11 isoform X1, translating to MEQLKCCIIGECNEIWVIIDGTDMYDEADRSGIVSEILEDETRLLKSLEYLYVYRMKSLSCIYEGPLHRGSLSHLKCLALVTCPRLTTLFTPGLLENLDSLEELKVKDCRVVSSLVTCEDTSIYESTHFLPNMKRISLFSLPELISISGGLRVAPNLERMSIIDCPNLKSPSPDEICCNHPTGTKAQSIPNDASREQPAPTVVSSTTTVNADRSTSKLKREPKVASWLRKFKFKDLKLAARNFSAASLLGKGGFGSVRGFTNEKLVVAPQLRKFSLKDLKLATRNFSPEGLLGQGGFGRVFKGWIEENGTAPASPGTGLIVAVKIFELSGQLAYERWLAEVSILGHLVHPNLVKLIGYCVEGNQRLLIYEYMQRGSLKDHLFETELPLTWRNKTKIALQAAEILAFLHGKAEPPVIFRNFKPSKILLDDDYNVKLTGFGLATVLEGDDSHSGTVVGTLGYIDPEYLMRGMCMFLRAICG from the exons ATGGAGCAACTGAAATGCTGCATAATTGGGGAGTGTAATGAGATTTGGGTTATTATTGATGGAACTGACATGTACGATGAAGCTGATAGAAGTGGAATTGTATCAGAAATATTGGAGGATGAAACGAGACTTCTCAAGTCACTTGAATATCTCTATGTATATCGTATGAAGAGTTTGAGTTGCATTTATGAGGGGCCGCTGCATCGAGGATCCTTGTCTCATCTTAAATGCTTGGCCTTAGTCACATGCCCTCGGTTGACTACTCTATTCACACCTGGCCTACTGGAAAATCTTGATAGCTTAGAAGAGCTCAAAGTCAAAGACTGCCGTGTTGTCTCAAGTTTAGTGACGTGTGAAGATACTTCTATTTACGAGAGTACTCACTTCCTCCCCAACATGAAAAGGATATCCCTATTCTCGTTGCCAGAACTCATTAGCATTTCCGGTGGCTTACGCGTTGCACCAAACTTGGAACGAATGAGCATTATCGATTGTCCGAATCTCAAGAGTCCATCACCTGATGAAATCTGTTGCAATCATCCGACAGGGACTAAAG CACAAAGTATTCCAAATGATGCAAGCAGAGAGCAGCCTGCTCCTACTGTGGTTTCGTCTACAACCACTGTTAATGCAGACCGTTCAACTTCTAAACTCAAAAGGGAACCTAAAGTTGCTTCTTGGCTGcggaaattcaaatttaaagatcTTAAGTTAGCTGCTAGAAACTTTAGTGCTGCAAGTCTTCTTGGTAAAGGTGGTTTTGGCTCTGTACGTGGATTTACGAATGAGAAATTAGTAGTCGCTCCTCAGCTGCGGAAATTCTCATTAAAGGATCTTAAGTTAGCTACAAGAAACTTTAGTCCCGAGGGTCTGCTTGGTCAAGGCGGTTTTGGCCGAGTCTTTAAGGGTTGGATTGAAGAAAATGGGACTGCTCCTGCCAGCCCTGGCACTGGGTTGATTGTTGCTGTTAAGATTTTCGAGCTAAGTGGGCAGCTGGCTTACGAACGATGGCTG GCTGAAGTGAGTATTCTTGGTCATCTAGTGCATCCAAATTTGGTAAAGTTAATTGGATATTGCGTGGAAGGGAACCAAAGGCTTCTTATATATGAGTATATGCAACGAGGGAGCTTGAAAGATCACCTCTTTGAAA CGGAATTGCCTCTCACTTGGCGTAACAAGACGAAAATAGCGCTGCAAGCTGCAGAGattcttgcttttcttcatgggAAGGCAGAACCGCCAGTGATATTTCGTAATTTTAAACCTTCCAAGATCCTATTAGATGAT GACTACAATGTCAAGCTTACTGGTTTTGGACTTGCAACTGTTCTCGAGGGAGATGACTCTCACTCCGGCACTGTCGTAGGAACACTTGGCTATATTGACCCGGAATACTTAATGCGTGGTATGTGTATGTTTCTACGAGCAATTTGTGGATGA
- the LOC104454760 gene encoding structural maintenance of chromosomes flexible hinge domain-containing protein GMI1, translated as MEPSQNCGSIRKRPAEQAMNDGDIDRIYRFTILLPNGTTLGIALREPNPTMASGDFMLMAKERYNRAKAQDPSLRSKRPIAWESNELHLEDANGNRIKSRIIFDNFKPHKRHILRFHDGSGNTTDTFENMWDLTPDTELLKELPEEYTFETALADLIDNSLQAVWANPLKSKRLISLDISDEKISIFDTGPGMDDSDENSIAKWGKMGASLHRKYRVKAVGGKPPYLMPFFGLFGFGGPIASMHLGRHAMVSSKTMQSKRVYMLHLKREALLSRSGSQHSWKTDGGVRVPLENESARAPQGSFTKVEIFKPRMKNVNLYQLSCKLKDIYFPYVQGDGLWNLRRTIRPVHFEVNGIDLAEIEGGEVAITNLHSCNGPDFIIQVHFSITEDTDANRILGSTAIHEANACLKCVYFPVVQVWQYILIVSFLFSFLRRKFLI; from the exons ATGGAGCCAAGCCAGAATTGCGGGAGCATCAGGAAGAGGCCTGCGGAGCAGGCGATGAATGATGGTGATATCGACAGGATATATAGATTCACCATATTGTTGCCTAATGGGACTACCCTGGGAATCGCGTTAAGGGAACCCAACCCGACGATGGCCTCCGGAGATTTCATGCTGATGGCCAAAGAAAGGTACAATCGAGCCAAAGCGCAAGATCCATCGCTAAGGTCCAAGCGTCCCATCGCATGGGAGAGTAATGAGTTGCATCTCGAAGATGCAAATGGCAACCGGATCAAAAGTCGAATTATTTTCGACAACTTTAAGCCTCACAAGCGCCACATCTTGCGTTTTCAC GATGGCTCTGGCAACACAACTGATACTTTTGAG AATATGTGGGATTTAACGCCTGACACGGAATTGTTGAAGGAGCTACCTGAAGAATATACTTTTGAAACTGCTCTTGCAGATTTGATA GATAATTCCTTGCAAGCTGTATGGGCTAATCCCCTGAAATCTAAAAGATTGATTAG CTTGGATATATCTGATGAAAAGATCTCCATCTTTGACACTGGCCCTGGAATGGATGACAGTGATGAGAACTCTATAGCAAAGTG GGGAAAGATGGGTGCCTCACTTCACAGAAAGTACAGAGTTAAGGCAGTAGGTGGAAAACCTCCGTATCTAATG CCTTTCTTTGGCTTGTTTGGATTTGGAGGACCAATTGCCTCTATGCATTTGGGAAG GCATGCCATGGTTTCTTCCAAGACTATGCAATCTAAAAGAGTATACATGTTACATCTGAAGAGAGAAGCTCTATTGAGCAGATCTGGTTCTCAACACTCTTGGAAA ACTGATGGTGGCGTCAGGGTTCCTTTAGAAAATGAAAGCGCAAGAGCACCTCAAGGAAGCTTCACGAAG GTTGAGATTTTCAAGCCTAGAATGAAAAACGTGAATCTATATCAACTCTCGTGCAAGCTGAAGGACATCTATTTCCCATACGTTCAG GGTGATGGTTTGTGGAATTTGAGGAGGACTATCAGACCAGTCCATTTCGAG GTTAATGGTATTGATTTAGCTGAAATTGAAGGAGGGGAGGTTGCAATTACCAACTTGCATTCATGCAATGGTCCTGATTTTATAATTCAAGTTCATTTTTCGATCACAGAGGACACTGACGCAAATAGAATACTCG GTTCCACAGCAATTCACGAGGCTAATGCTTGCCTGAAGTGTGTCTACTTTCCTGTTGTTCAGGTATGGCAGTATATTCttatagtttcttttcttttcagtttccTGCGGAGGAAGTTCTTAATATAA